Proteins co-encoded in one Salvia splendens isolate huo1 chromosome 4, SspV2, whole genome shotgun sequence genomic window:
- the LOC121801191 gene encoding cytochrome P450 78A9-like has product MMSTNVESLWIFALASKCESLSLFNTFALAFVALFSCIIISLMVWSHPGGPAWGTYKWRKSKSKSRPIPGPKGLPIIGSMELMSGLAHRKIAAAASSCAAKRLMAFSLGQTRAVVTCDPDVAREILNSSTFSDRPANESAYHLMFNRSIGFAPYGVYWTALRKMAAAHLFCPRQILASEEQRLRIANQVAAVLEANQGGRVRDVLKLASLNNMMCSVFGREYDVRAVSDEAAELRDMVEQGYHLLGLVNWSDHLSFLADFDLQKIRFTCSRLVPRVNRFVSMIIAQRKEDGGGADFLDVLLSLRGPDRLSDSDMIAVLWEMIFRGTDTVAVLMEWILARLVKHPDVQSKVHDELDKVAGRSRAVNESDLTELVYLTAVVKEVLRLHPPGPLLSWSRLSIRDSLVDGYHVPAGTTAIVNMWAIMTDPQVWEDPLTFNPDRFLSPNSSTDFSVFGSDLRIAPFGSGRRSCPGKTLGMTTVNFWVATLLQQFQFESSGQDVDLSELLKLSCEMANPLMVKVQSRRCLSTFNG; this is encoded by the exons ATGATGAGCACGAATGTGGAGAGCCTATGGATCTTCGCTCTTGCTTCGAAATGTGAATCTCTGTCCCTCTTCAACACCTTCGCTTTAGCATTTGTGGCTCTATTTTCATGTATAATCATCAGTCTCATGGTTTGGTCCCACCCCGGCGGCCCTGCTTGGGGCACCTACAAATGGcgtaaatcaaaatcaaaatcacgaCCGATTCCAGGGCCAAAGGGTCTCCCGATCATCGGCAGCATGGAGCTGATGTCGGGTCTGGCCCACCGCAAAATCGCGGCCGCGGCCTCATCCTGCGCCGCGAAGCGCCTCATGGCGTTCTCCCTGGGGCAGACGCGGGCCGTGGTGACGTGCGACCCGGACGTGGCCCGGGAGATCCTGAACAGCAGCACCTTCTCGGACCGCCCGGCCAACGAGTCGGCCTACCACCTCATGTTCAACCGCTCCATCGGCTTCGCCCCCTACGGGGTCTACTGGACGGCGCTGAGGAAGATGGCGGCGGCGCACCTCTTCTGCCCCAGGCAAATCCTGGCGTCGGAGGAGCAGCGCCTCCGCATAGCCAACCAGGTGGCGGCGGTGCTCGAAGCCAACCAGGGCGGGCGCGTGAGAGACGTGCTGAAGCTGGCCTCGCTGAACAACATGATGTGCTCGGTGTTCGGGCGGGAATACGACGTGAGGGCGGTGAGTGACGAGGCGGCGGAGCTGCGTGATATGGTGGAGCAGGGCTACCATCTGCTGGGCCTCGTCAACTGGTCCGACCACCTCTCCTTCTTGGCTGATTTCGACTTGCAGAAAATCCGATTTACGTGCTCCCGCCTCGTGCCGAGGGTGAACCGCTTCGTCTCCATGATCATCGCCCAGAGGAAGGAGGACGGTGGCGGCGCTGATTTTCTGGATGTGCTGCTATCGCTGAGGGGGCCTGATAGGCTGTCGGATTCAGACATGATCGCCGTTCTCTgg GAAATGATATTTAGGGGAACGGACACGGTGGCAGTTCTGATGGAGTGGATATTAGCGAGACTGGTGAAACACCCTGATGTCCAATCGAAGGTCCATGATGAACTAGACAAAGTAGCCGGGAGGTCACGTGCGGTTAACGAATCGGATCTAACGGAGCTAGTCTACCTAACGGCGGTGGTCAAGGAGGTCTTGAGGTTGCACCCTCCGGGGCCCCTTCTCTCCTGGTCCCGTCTATCCATCAGGGATTCCCTCGTTGATGGCTATCACGTTCCTGCCGGGACCACTGCCATTGTTAATATGTGGGCCATCATGACAGACCCACAAGTTTGGGAGGATCCTCTAACATTCAACCCAGACCGCTTTCTCAGCCCCAATTCAAGTACTGACTTCTCTGTCTTCGGATCGGACCTCCGAATAGCCCCTTTCGGGTCGGGTCGGAGGTCTTGTCCCGGCAAGACTTTGGGTATGACCACGGTCAATTTTTGGGTGGCTACCTTATTGCAACAATTTCAGTTTGAGTCTTCTGGTCAAGATGTTGACTTGTCGGAGCTCCTAAAGTTGTCTTGTGAAATGGCTAATCCTCTCATGGTCAAGGTCCAATCAAGgcgttgtttatcaacttttaacggttag